A DNA window from Dehalococcoidia bacterium contains the following coding sequences:
- the nuoK gene encoding NADH-quinone oxidoreductase subunit NuoK, with translation MSIGLTHYLILSAVLFSIGLYGALSRKNAIVVLMFVEIMLNAANLSLVAFSRFITPEQLSGQALAIFSIVVAAAEVAVGLAIIIALYRQRKNIDVTDINLLKW, from the coding sequence ATGTCCATAGGTCTCACGCATTATCTGATTCTATCGGCCGTGCTCTTCAGCATAGGTTTATACGGCGCTTTGTCCAGAAAAAACGCTATCGTTGTGCTGATGTTCGTTGAAATTATGCTTAACGCGGCCAATCTGTCGCTGGTGGCCTTTTCGCGCTTCATCACACCCGAGCAATTGAGCGGACAGGCTCTGGCCATCTTCAGTATAGTCGTGGCCGCTGCTGAAGTTGCCGTCGGGCTGGCCATCATTATCGCGCTTTACAGACAGCGTAAAAATATTGACGTGACCGATATTAACCTGTTGAAGTGGTAA
- a CDS encoding NADH-quinone oxidoreductase subunit L, with protein sequence MGINIAFWVLALLAVSGALMVATVRSLFRTAMGLVLCFLSIAGLFITLSADFLGIVQVLIYIGSIAVLIIIAITLTREVECGNLPSRFKMPAIVSGIFFLGVAVWVMLNTDWPVNSAAPTSPTTTTLGGILFNQDGLVLAVEIAALLLLAAIIGAISVAREK encoded by the coding sequence ATGGGAATAAATATAGCTTTCTGGGTTCTGGCGTTACTCGCGGTGAGCGGGGCGCTCATGGTAGCAACCGTGCGCAGCCTTTTCCGCACCGCCATGGGCCTGGTACTCTGCTTTTTATCAATAGCCGGGCTGTTTATCACTCTTTCAGCCGACTTTTTGGGAATCGTACAGGTGCTTATTTACATCGGCTCTATCGCCGTGCTTATAATCATTGCCATAACGCTGACACGCGAGGTAGAATGCGGCAACCTGCCGTCCCGCTTTAAAATGCCGGCGATAGTATCAGGAATATTCTTTCTCGGGGTGGCGGTCTGGGTTATGCTCAACACGGACTGGCCGGTAAATTCAGCGGCACCAACCTCTCCTACGACCACTACGTTGGGTGGTATACTTTTCAACCAGGATGGCCTGGTGTTGGCGGTGGAAATCGCTGCCTTATTGCTCCTGGCGGCTATAATCGGAGCTATCAGCGTGGCAAGAGAGAAATAA